The Streptomyces camelliae genome window below encodes:
- a CDS encoding DUF397 domain-containing protein, with protein sequence MDRDVDGVYGGYDVYNGMAATQLEGKVAWQKSRHSNSQGSCVEFARLPGGDVAVRNSRFPDGPALVYTRAEIEAMLLGVKDGEFDHLIVS encoded by the coding sequence GTGGACCGCGACGTTGACGGCGTGTACGGGGGGTACGACGTGTACAACGGCATGGCTGCCACGCAGCTGGAGGGCAAGGTGGCCTGGCAGAAGAGCAGGCACAGCAACTCGCAGGGATCCTGCGTGGAGTTCGCCCGGCTGCCGGGCGGCGACGTCGCCGTACGCAACTCGCGCTTCCCGGACGGGCCCGCGCTCGTCTATACGCGCGCGGAGATCGAGGCCATGCTCCTCGGCGTCAAGGACGGCGAGTTCGACCACCTGATCGTGAGCTGA
- a CDS encoding helix-turn-helix domain-containing protein — translation MLLGSQLRRLREARGITREAAGYSIRASESKISRMELGRVSFKVRDVEDLLTLYGITDEAERQSLLSLAREANVAGWWHSYTDVLPSWFPTYVGLEGAASLIRVYEVQFVHGLLQTEEYARAVVRRGMKGASPDDVERRVALRLERQRHLFAADAPEFHIVLDEAALRRPYGDREVMRDQLQHLIDVSERPNVRLQVMPFSFGGHSGESGAFTILSFPDADLSDVVYLEQLTSALYLDKREDVAQYEQALKELQQDSPGPDESRDLLRGLLQLS, via the coding sequence ATGCTGCTCGGCTCGCAACTCAGGCGGCTGCGTGAAGCACGGGGGATCACGCGCGAGGCGGCGGGATACTCGATCCGCGCCTCCGAGTCGAAGATCAGCCGGATGGAACTGGGCCGGGTGAGCTTCAAGGTCAGGGACGTCGAAGACCTGTTGACGCTGTACGGCATCACCGACGAGGCGGAGCGCCAGTCGCTGCTCTCCCTCGCGCGCGAGGCCAACGTGGCGGGCTGGTGGCACAGTTACACCGACGTCCTGCCCAGCTGGTTCCCCACCTATGTGGGCCTGGAGGGCGCCGCCTCGCTGATCCGTGTCTACGAGGTGCAGTTCGTCCACGGCCTGCTGCAGACCGAGGAGTACGCGCGCGCGGTGGTCCGGCGCGGCATGAAGGGCGCGAGCCCGGACGACGTCGAACGCCGGGTCGCCCTGCGCCTGGAGCGGCAGCGGCATCTGTTCGCCGCCGACGCCCCCGAGTTCCACATCGTCCTCGACGAGGCCGCCCTGCGCCGCCCGTACGGCGACCGCGAGGTGATGCGCGACCAGCTCCAGCACCTCATCGACGTCTCCGAGCGGCCGAACGTACGCCTCCAGGTCATGCCGTTCAGCTTCGGCGGGCACTCCGGCGAGAGCGGCGCCTTCACCATCCTCAGCTTCCCCGACGCCGACCTGTCCGACGTGGTCTACCTGGAGCAGCTGACCAGCGCCCTCTATCTCGACAAGCGCGAGGACGTCGCCCAGTACGAGCAGGCGCTCAAGGAGCTCCAGCAGGACAGCCCGGGGCCCGACGAGAGCCGGGACCTGCTCAGGGGACTGCTCCAGCTGTCCTGA
- a CDS encoding VOC family protein → MNITHASFVTIPVADPDRALRFYRDVLGFEVTADLQVPPGRWLQVAPEGAQTVFTLAGPGMGWGSGGVPRKGGAEPGSARGIMLVTTDVDADCARLTAAGIPVQGPDELPWGRMASFTDPDGNGLMLLTEKEGF, encoded by the coding sequence ATGAACATCACGCACGCTTCTTTCGTCACGATTCCCGTCGCCGACCCGGACCGGGCCCTGCGCTTCTACCGTGACGTCCTCGGCTTCGAGGTCACCGCCGATCTCCAGGTGCCGCCGGGACGCTGGCTCCAGGTCGCACCCGAAGGGGCCCAGACCGTCTTCACGCTCGCCGGGCCGGGGATGGGCTGGGGGTCCGGGGGTGTCCCCCGGAAAGGAGGTGCCGAGCCCGGCTCCGCGCGGGGGATCATGTTGGTCACGACCGACGTCGACGCGGACTGTGCCCGGCTCACCGCGGCAGGGATCCCTGTGCAGGGCCCGGACGAACTGCCCTGGGGCCGCATGGCCTCCTTCACGGACCCCGACGGCAACGGTCTGATGCTGCTGACGGAGAAGGAAGGCTTCTGA
- a CDS encoding S41 family peptidase, with protein sequence MTTPTQTPVPTPASVTDVPAVVEETARLVTEHYVFPEVGERLAALLRRRLTEGVYDTTTAEELGARVTEDLQSENGDLHLRLKYHPEPVPPEQGEAALAAMRRRFDASLGGVPRVELLAGGTALLELAPLLFPLAWAAEPLSAALTLVSRADRLILDLRGNRGGDPETVAFVCSYLLDERTHLNTQYARVGERYDQFWSLPYVPGARFGGTKPVSVLTSGNTFSAAEELSYDLQQLGRATIVGETTRGGAHPREGWTVHPHLEATIPVGRSVNPVSGTNWEGTGVRPDVPCPADTALECALRLASGA encoded by the coding sequence ATGACGACACCGACGCAGACTCCCGTCCCAACTCCCGCCTCTGTCACCGACGTTCCCGCGGTCGTCGAGGAGACCGCCCGTCTCGTCACCGAGCACTACGTCTTCCCGGAGGTCGGTGAGCGGCTCGCCGCGCTGCTGCGCCGTCGGCTGACCGAAGGGGTGTACGACACCACCACCGCCGAGGAACTCGGCGCGAGGGTGACCGAGGACCTCCAGTCGGAGAACGGCGATCTGCATCTGCGCCTGAAGTACCACCCCGAGCCGGTCCCGCCGGAGCAGGGCGAGGCCGCTCTGGCCGCCATGCGACGCCGGTTCGACGCCTCTCTGGGCGGCGTCCCGCGCGTGGAACTGCTGGCCGGCGGGACGGCTCTGCTCGAACTGGCCCCCTTGCTCTTCCCGCTCGCCTGGGCGGCCGAGCCGCTCTCGGCGGCGCTCACCCTGGTCTCGCGCGCGGACCGTCTGATCCTGGACCTGAGAGGGAACCGCGGCGGCGATCCGGAGACGGTGGCCTTCGTGTGCAGCTACCTGCTGGACGAGCGCACGCATCTGAACACCCAGTACGCGCGCGTGGGGGAGCGTTACGACCAGTTCTGGAGCCTGCCGTACGTCCCGGGTGCCCGCTTCGGCGGCACCAAGCCGGTCTCTGTGCTCACCAGCGGGAACACCTTCTCCGCCGCCGAGGAGCTGAGTTACGACCTCCAGCAGCTGGGCCGAGCGACGATCGTGGGGGAGACCACACGAGGCGGCGCGCACCCGCGCGAGGGCTGGACCGTGCACCCGCACCTGGAGGCCACGATCCCGGTCGGCCGCTCGGTCAACCCCGTCTCCGGCACCAACTGGGAGGGCACGGGCGTCCGCCCCGACGTCCCCTGCCCGGCCGACACGGCCCTGGAGTGCGCCCTGCGGCTGGCCTCCGGCGCCTGA
- a CDS encoding DUF4232 domain-containing protein, with amino-acid sequence MRAIPLTVTALAAALLLTACNGGGSGSKKSGGGNSGSACEIGKVSVQIGSASVAPGAGDTGEIPVSLTNQSAPCTLDDFAGVVLGAGGTEAKVPVLKGAQAQKLKLNKGDSASFTIAYVRGKAGDKTSLDAKTVKITLPGTTASRSFPWSYGPVALQGSGPNASVSAFQQVGD; translated from the coding sequence ATGCGCGCCATTCCGCTCACCGTCACCGCCCTCGCCGCCGCCCTGCTGCTGACCGCTTGCAACGGCGGCGGGAGCGGGAGCAAGAAGAGCGGGGGCGGCAACAGCGGTTCGGCCTGCGAGATCGGCAAGGTCTCCGTGCAGATCGGGTCGGCGAGCGTGGCTCCGGGCGCCGGTGACACGGGCGAGATTCCTGTGAGCCTCACCAACCAGAGCGCCCCCTGCACCCTGGACGACTTCGCCGGCGTGGTGCTCGGCGCCGGCGGCACCGAGGCCAAGGTGCCCGTCCTCAAGGGCGCCCAGGCCCAGAAGCTGAAGCTCAACAAGGGCGACTCGGCGAGCTTCACCATCGCCTACGTGCGCGGCAAGGCGGGCGACAAGACCAGCCTCGACGCGAAGACCGTGAAGATCACCCTGCCCGGCACCACGGCCTCCCGCAGCTTCCCCTGGTCGTACGGACCCGTCGCACTCCAGGGCAGCGGCCCGAACGCCTCGGTGAGCGCCTTCCAGCAGGTCGGCGACTGA
- a CDS encoding PadR family transcriptional regulator codes for MGAVRQHGRAHGYQVRGDLEYWGAHEWSNAKPGSIYHALKQMAKQGLLHAHEIAPSTAGGPPRTEYQLTEQGTEEYFALLRDALVTYDQRGDMKTAAIGFMVDLPRAEAVALLKERTRRIEAWRASVTERYVPEEGPGRLGHIGEIMNMWVHTADSEAEWTQGLVERLENGAYTFAGEGEPFVGVLAEGEENPYATGERHPEDDR; via the coding sequence CTGGGCGCGGTCCGCCAGCACGGGCGGGCCCACGGCTACCAGGTGCGCGGCGACCTGGAGTACTGGGGCGCGCACGAGTGGTCCAACGCCAAGCCGGGCTCGATCTACCACGCCCTGAAGCAGATGGCCAAGCAAGGGCTGCTGCACGCGCACGAGATCGCGCCGTCCACGGCGGGCGGGCCGCCGCGCACCGAGTACCAGCTGACCGAGCAGGGCACCGAGGAGTACTTCGCCCTGCTGCGCGACGCGCTGGTCACCTACGACCAGCGCGGCGACATGAAGACGGCGGCCATCGGCTTCATGGTCGACCTGCCCCGGGCCGAGGCGGTGGCGCTGCTGAAGGAGCGCACGCGCCGGATCGAGGCGTGGCGGGCCTCGGTGACCGAGCGCTACGTGCCCGAGGAGGGGCCCGGCCGGCTCGGTCACATCGGCGAGATCATGAACATGTGGGTCCACACGGCCGACTCCGAGGCGGAGTGGACCCAGGGCCTCGTCGAGCGCCTGGAGAACGGCGCCTACACCTTCGCCGGCGAGGGCGAACCGTTCGTCGGCGTGCTCGCCGAGGGCGAGGAGAACCCGTACGCGACGGGGGAGCGGCACCCGGAGGACGACCGCTGA
- a CDS encoding SRPBCC family protein, which translates to MSTEPHSDDADDLTTVRVDQFFPHPPAKVWRALTDPELLARWQMPGAEGFRLEVGHRYRMTSVPRPNANFSGVVEVEVLAYDTERTLSVRWADADPANPADWTITWTLEQEGRGTRLFLVHEGFDPDDPAQLMARKIMGGGWRGHVLPALGQTLEQLP; encoded by the coding sequence ATGAGCACCGAACCCCACAGTGACGACGCCGACGACCTGACCACCGTCCGCGTCGACCAGTTCTTCCCGCACCCGCCCGCCAAGGTCTGGCGCGCACTGACCGACCCCGAGCTGCTCGCCCGGTGGCAGATGCCCGGGGCCGAGGGCTTCCGGCTGGAGGTCGGGCATCGGTACCGGATGACCTCCGTCCCGCGTCCCAACGCCAACTTCTCCGGGGTCGTCGAGGTGGAGGTGCTGGCGTACGACACCGAGCGGACGCTGTCCGTCCGCTGGGCGGATGCCGATCCCGCCAATCCCGCCGACTGGACGATCACCTGGACCCTGGAACAGGAAGGGCGCGGAACGCGTCTGTTCCTTGTGCACGAGGGATTCGATCCGGACGACCCGGCTCAGCTGATGGCGCGGAAGATCATGGGTGGGGGTTGGCGGGGGCATGTCCTGCCTGCTCTGGGGCAGACGCTGGAACAGCTTCCCTGA
- a CDS encoding type II toxin-antitoxin system prevent-host-death family antitoxin: protein MSARYPIAEARGKLGELARRAAQHERITLTDRGVPAAVLISPAELEDLEDALALARLERDRALGRAGQPVPHDEARRALLQAAGRGE from the coding sequence ATGTCCGCTAGGTATCCCATTGCCGAGGCCAGGGGCAAGCTCGGTGAGCTCGCCCGCCGGGCCGCCCAGCACGAGCGCATCACGTTGACCGACCGCGGCGTGCCGGCGGCCGTACTCATCTCGCCGGCCGAGCTGGAGGATCTTGAGGACGCCCTCGCGCTCGCGCGCCTGGAGCGTGATCGCGCGCTCGGCCGCGCCGGACAGCCCGTTCCGCACGACGAGGCACGCCGCGCGCTGCTTCAGGCTGCCGGGCGGGGCGAGTGA
- a CDS encoding glutamate decarboxylase, producing the protein MALHKGPEQHQKRAMSVNPFYGEANPVGGMTEAPPTHRLPDGPLAPSTAYQLVHDELMLDGNSRLNLATFVTTWMESQAGVLMAECRDKNMIDKDEYPRTAELERRCVAMLADLWNAPDPAAAVGCSTTGSSEACMLAGMALKRRWAKRNADRYPGAARPNLVMGINVQVCWEKFCNFWEVEARLVPMEGDRFHLDPQAAAELCDENTIGVVGILGSTFDGSYEPIADLCAALDALQERTGLDIPVHVDGASGGMVAPFLDEDLVWDFRLPRVASINTSGHKYGLVYPGVGWALWRDKEALPEELVFRVNYLGGDMPTFALNFSRPGAQVVAQYYTFLRLGRDGYRAVQQSTRDVATSLARRIGELGDFRLLTHGDELPVFAFTTADGITSYDVFDVSRRLRESGWLVPAYTFPANREDLSVLRVVCRNGFSHDLADLFLADLTRLLPELRRQPHPLTRDKESATGFHH; encoded by the coding sequence ATGGCCCTGCACAAAGGTCCCGAGCAGCATCAGAAGCGGGCGATGTCGGTCAACCCGTTCTACGGCGAGGCCAATCCGGTCGGCGGCATGACCGAGGCCCCGCCCACGCACCGGCTCCCGGACGGCCCGCTCGCCCCGTCCACGGCGTACCAGCTGGTGCACGACGAGCTGATGCTGGACGGCAACTCCCGCCTGAACCTGGCCACGTTCGTCACCACCTGGATGGAGTCGCAGGCCGGGGTGCTGATGGCGGAGTGCCGGGACAAGAACATGATCGACAAGGACGAGTACCCGCGGACGGCCGAGCTGGAGCGGCGCTGCGTGGCGATGCTCGCCGACCTGTGGAACGCGCCCGACCCGGCGGCGGCGGTGGGCTGTTCGACGACCGGGTCCAGCGAGGCGTGCATGCTCGCGGGCATGGCGCTGAAGCGGCGCTGGGCGAAGCGCAACGCGGACCGCTACCCCGGCGCGGCACGGCCGAACCTCGTCATGGGCATCAACGTCCAGGTGTGCTGGGAGAAGTTCTGCAACTTCTGGGAGGTGGAGGCCCGGCTGGTCCCGATGGAGGGTGACCGCTTCCATCTGGACCCGCAGGCCGCCGCCGAGCTGTGCGACGAGAACACCATCGGGGTCGTCGGCATCCTCGGCTCGACCTTCGACGGCTCCTACGAGCCGATCGCCGACCTGTGCGCGGCCCTGGACGCCCTCCAGGAGCGCACCGGGCTCGACATCCCGGTGCACGTGGACGGCGCGTCCGGCGGGATGGTGGCGCCCTTCCTGGACGAGGACCTGGTGTGGGACTTCCGCCTCCCGCGCGTGGCCTCGATCAACACCTCCGGGCACAAGTACGGCCTGGTGTACCCGGGCGTCGGCTGGGCGCTGTGGCGGGACAAGGAGGCGCTGCCCGAGGAGCTGGTCTTCCGGGTCAACTACCTGGGCGGCGACATGCCGACCTTCGCCCTCAACTTCTCCCGGCCCGGCGCGCAGGTGGTCGCGCAGTACTACACGTTCCTGCGGCTCGGCCGCGACGGCTACCGGGCGGTCCAGCAGTCGACCCGGGACGTGGCGACCTCGCTGGCCCGGCGCATCGGCGAGCTGGGTGACTTCCGGCTGCTCACGCACGGCGACGAACTGCCGGTGTTCGCGTTCACGACGGCCGACGGCATCACGTCGTACGACGTCTTCGACGTCTCCCGGCGGCTGCGCGAGAGCGGCTGGCTGGTGCCCGCGTACACCTTCCCGGCGAACCGCGAGGACCTGTCCGTGCTGCGGGTCGTGTGCCGCAACGGCTTCTCGCACGACCTGGCGGATCTGTTCCTGGCCGACCTGACCCGCCTGCTGCCCGAACTGCGCCGCCAGCCGCACCCCTTGACCCGGGACAAGGAGTCGGCGACCGGGTTCCATCACTAG
- a CDS encoding aldehyde dehydrogenase family protein gives MASSYFSDLAQQYIDGEWRPGTGSWDVIDFNPYDDEKLASITVATVDEVDQAYRAAARAQKQWAETNPYTRRAVFERALRLIEDREQEIADLIIAELGGTRVKAGLELHLAKEFLRESIHLALRPEGKILPSPGDGKENRVYRVPVGVVGVISPFNFPFLLSIKSVAPALALGNAVVLKPHQNTPIAGGTLIAKIFEEAGLPGGLLNVVVTDIAEIGDAFIEHPVPKVISFTGSDKVGRHVATVCAKHFKRSVLELGGNSALVVLDDADIDYAVDAAVFSRFVHQGQVCMAANRVLVDASVAEEFTEKFVAKVRSLKTGDPRDPQTVIGPVINSQQAAALSGAVDQAIAEGATALVRGTTEGNLVAPSVLTGLPADSALLQQEIFGPVVFLIPFDGEEEAVRVVNDTPYGLSGAVHTGDIERGVAFAKRIDTGMFHVNDGTVHDEPLVPFGGEKHSGIGRLNGETTLEAFTTIKWISVQHGRSGFPF, from the coding sequence ATGGCGTCGTCCTACTTCAGCGACCTGGCCCAGCAGTACATCGACGGCGAGTGGCGTCCGGGCACCGGCTCCTGGGACGTCATCGACTTCAACCCGTACGACGACGAGAAGCTGGCCTCGATCACCGTGGCCACGGTCGACGAGGTGGACCAGGCCTACCGGGCCGCCGCCCGCGCCCAGAAGCAGTGGGCCGAGACCAACCCCTACACCCGGCGCGCCGTCTTCGAGCGGGCGCTGCGGCTGATAGAGGACCGCGAGCAGGAGATAGCCGACCTGATCATCGCGGAGCTCGGCGGCACGCGCGTGAAGGCCGGTTTGGAGCTGCACCTCGCCAAGGAGTTCCTGCGCGAGTCGATCCACCTCGCGCTGCGCCCCGAGGGCAAGATCCTGCCCTCCCCGGGTGACGGCAAGGAGAACCGCGTCTACCGGGTGCCGGTCGGCGTCGTCGGCGTGATCAGCCCCTTCAACTTCCCCTTCCTGCTGTCGATCAAGTCGGTCGCCCCGGCGCTCGCGCTCGGCAACGCCGTCGTCCTCAAGCCGCACCAGAACACCCCGATCGCGGGCGGCACCCTGATCGCGAAGATCTTCGAGGAGGCCGGGCTGCCCGGCGGCCTGCTCAACGTCGTCGTCACCGACATCGCCGAGATCGGGGACGCGTTCATCGAGCACCCGGTCCCGAAGGTCATCTCCTTCACCGGCTCCGACAAGGTCGGCCGGCACGTCGCGACCGTCTGCGCCAAGCACTTCAAGCGCTCGGTGCTCGAACTGGGCGGCAACAGCGCGCTGGTGGTCCTGGACGACGCCGACATCGACTACGCGGTGGACGCGGCGGTCTTCAGCCGGTTCGTGCACCAGGGGCAGGTCTGCATGGCCGCCAACCGGGTCCTCGTGGACGCCTCCGTCGCCGAGGAGTTCACCGAGAAGTTCGTCGCCAAGGTCCGCTCCCTGAAGACCGGCGACCCGCGCGACCCGCAGACCGTCATCGGCCCGGTGATCAACTCCCAGCAGGCGGCCGCCCTGTCGGGCGCCGTCGACCAGGCGATCGCCGAGGGCGCCACGGCCCTGGTGCGGGGCACCACGGAGGGCAACCTGGTGGCGCCCAGCGTGCTCACCGGCCTCCCCGCCGACTCCGCGCTGCTCCAGCAGGAGATCTTCGGCCCGGTCGTCTTCCTCATCCCGTTCGACGGCGAGGAGGAGGCGGTCCGCGTCGTCAACGACACCCCGTACGGCCTCAGCGGCGCCGTCCACACCGGTGACATCGAGCGGGGCGTCGCCTTCGCCAAGCGGATCGACACCGGCATGTTCCACGTGAACGACGGCACGGTCCACGACGAGCCGCTCGTGCCGTTCGGCGGCGAGAAGCACTCCGGTATCGGCCGTCTGAACGGCGAGACCACGCTGGAGGCCTTCACCACGATCAAGTGGATCTCGGTCCAGCACGGGCGCAGCGGCTTCCCGTTCTGA
- a CDS encoding DUF2786 domain-containing protein yields MTSTASTVERAFRAALYDDTDTGLDTGASLLAADPAAEAELARRGEEFVAAAWQRGWQPADVVRLVRRELEDGHVRLAAELIRAQSGRDRPRGRRWAAQLAELPEGPAREADRFARATTALELYRLLLRLPALEPLEEPRRAAGPGTSRMLARIRALLAKAEATGYPEEAEALSAKAQELMARHSVDEALLAAEAPAPDAPGACRIGVEPPYEQAKAVLLDAVAGANHCRAVWNEPLGFSTVVGFEADLEAVELLYTSLLVQATHAMTKAEAAQRAGGRKRTKTFRQSFLAAYAHRVGDRLAAAAETQVSQDLLPVLATRETAVTHRLERMFPETTTTRLRGVSDAAGWTEGARAADQAQVRSRPRLE; encoded by the coding sequence GTGACCAGCACTGCCAGCACCGTCGAGCGGGCCTTCCGGGCCGCGCTGTACGACGACACCGACACCGGCCTCGACACGGGCGCCTCCCTGCTCGCCGCCGACCCCGCCGCCGAGGCCGAACTCGCGCGGCGCGGCGAGGAGTTCGTCGCGGCGGCCTGGCAGCGCGGCTGGCAGCCCGCCGATGTCGTACGGCTGGTGCGGCGCGAGCTGGAGGACGGGCACGTACGCCTGGCCGCCGAGCTGATCCGGGCGCAGTCCGGGCGGGACCGCCCGCGCGGGCGCCGCTGGGCCGCCCAGCTGGCTGAGCTGCCCGAAGGCCCCGCGCGCGAGGCCGACCGCTTCGCGCGGGCCACGACCGCGCTGGAGCTGTACCGCCTGCTGCTGCGCCTGCCCGCCCTGGAGCCGCTGGAGGAGCCCCGCCGTGCGGCCGGCCCAGGCACCTCCCGGATGCTCGCCCGGATCCGCGCGCTGCTCGCCAAGGCCGAGGCGACCGGGTATCCGGAGGAGGCGGAGGCGCTCAGCGCCAAGGCGCAGGAGCTGATGGCCCGGCACAGCGTCGACGAGGCGCTGCTGGCCGCCGAGGCGCCCGCCCCGGACGCGCCCGGGGCCTGCCGGATCGGGGTCGAGCCGCCGTACGAGCAGGCCAAGGCGGTCCTGCTGGACGCGGTGGCGGGCGCGAACCACTGCCGCGCGGTGTGGAACGAACCGCTGGGCTTCTCCACGGTCGTCGGCTTCGAGGCGGACCTGGAGGCGGTCGAGCTGCTCTACACCTCGCTGCTCGTGCAGGCCACGCACGCGATGACCAAGGCCGAGGCGGCGCAGCGGGCGGGCGGCCGCAAGCGGACCAAGACCTTCCGGCAGTCGTTCCTCGCGGCCTACGCCCACCGGGTCGGTGACCGGCTCGCGGCCGCCGCCGAGACGCAGGTCAGCCAGGATCTGCTGCCGGTCCTGGCCACCAGGGAGACCGCCGTCACCCACCGCCTGGAGCGCATGTTCCCCGAGACGACCACCACCCGGCTGCGCGGGGTGAGCGACGCGGCCGGGTGGACGGAAGGCGCGCGAGCGGCGGACCAGGCACAGGTCAGATCCCGCCCCCGGCTTGAGTGA
- a CDS encoding ArsR/SmtB family transcription factor, with protein sequence MNGTGTAAEDRVFAALANATRREVLRLLRERGPQPVQALADHFDMRRPSLSEHLKVLREAGLVSEQRSGRQRIYRLQAAPLAEVQDWLHPYERFWREQLRGLGDLLDRMPDDDQP encoded by the coding sequence ATGAACGGGACCGGTACGGCCGCAGAGGACCGCGTCTTCGCCGCGCTCGCCAACGCCACCCGCCGCGAGGTGCTGCGGCTGTTGCGCGAGCGCGGGCCCCAGCCGGTCCAGGCCCTCGCCGACCACTTCGACATGCGCCGCCCGAGCCTCTCGGAACACCTCAAGGTGCTCCGGGAGGCCGGCCTCGTCTCCGAGCAGCGCTCCGGGCGGCAGCGCATCTACCGCCTCCAGGCCGCCCCGCTCGCCGAGGTGCAGGACTGGCTCCATCCGTACGAGCGGTTCTGGCGCGAGCAGTTGCGAGGGCTCGGCGATCTGCTCGACCGCATGCCCGACGATGACCAGCCATGA
- a CDS encoding ATP-binding protein, producing MGTNGSTMLKPLRQGLPPLDPAAVSDAASCALPARYEAVREARRFTRATLGQWDVGDRFDDICLVVSELVTNALRHAVPAGPGCPEHGTSAAGAAPHGTPAHGAAVRLHLMRWSERLVCAVRDPSHETPAPRESDDFSAESGRGLFLVDSFADSWGWHPLAGTLDGKVVWAMFRLRTAG from the coding sequence ATGGGAACGAATGGATCGACCATGCTCAAGCCGTTACGGCAGGGCCTTCCGCCGCTGGATCCCGCGGCCGTGTCCGATGCCGCCTCGTGCGCCCTGCCCGCCCGCTACGAAGCGGTGCGCGAGGCGCGCCGCTTCACCCGCGCCACCCTCGGCCAGTGGGACGTGGGCGACCGCTTCGACGACATATGTCTGGTCGTCTCCGAACTCGTCACCAACGCCCTGCGCCACGCGGTGCCGGCCGGCCCGGGATGCCCGGAACACGGAACATCCGCGGCGGGAGCCGCGCCGCACGGCACTCCCGCGCACGGGGCCGCCGTACGGCTGCACCTGATGCGCTGGTCCGAGCGGCTGGTGTGCGCGGTGCGCGACCCGAGCCACGAGACCCCGGCCCCGCGCGAGTCGGACGACTTCTCGGCCGAGTCCGGGCGCGGTCTGTTCCTCGTCGACTCGTTCGCCGACAGCTGGGGCTGGCACCCGCTCGCGGGCACCCTCGACGGCAAGGTCGTCTGGGCGATGTTCCGGCTCCGGACGGCGGGCTGA
- a CDS encoding type II toxin-antitoxin system RelE family toxin, producing the protein MTWEVLWEPAALDAATGHLKHDPRGVDDLLRATDRLADDPRPEGSRAWGVDHRRLHHGPWRILYRIDPEARTLHIEHVGRRETRPARRPTAPWSRPDSSGPWSGWGGGTAITWTACQRSVSSCWARSASTGGPTATRCAATWSTGARTSGPTPSRARSTTP; encoded by the coding sequence GTGACCTGGGAGGTCCTGTGGGAACCGGCCGCTCTGGACGCGGCCACAGGGCACCTCAAGCACGACCCCCGGGGCGTCGACGACCTGCTCCGGGCCACTGACCGCCTTGCCGATGACCCTCGACCCGAAGGCTCCCGTGCCTGGGGCGTCGATCATCGCCGACTGCACCACGGACCCTGGCGCATCCTCTACCGCATCGACCCTGAGGCCCGCACGCTCCACATCGAGCACGTCGGGCGCCGGGAGACCCGACCGGCGCGCCGGCCCACGGCGCCCTGGAGCAGGCCGGACAGCAGTGGGCCCTGGAGCGGGTGGGGCGGCGGTACGGCAATAACCTGGACCGCATGTCAGCGATCCGTCTCCTCGTGCTGGGCGCGGTCCGCCAGCACGGGCGGGCCCACGGCTACCAGGTGCGCGGCGACCTGGAGTACTGGGGCGCGCACGAGTGGTCCAACGCCAAGCCGGGCTCGATCTACCACGCCCTGA